TCGAGGTGCTCCAGCAGCAGGTCGGCGTCCTCCACATGGATCTTCCGGGCCTGGCTCGAGGAATGTCCGAATCCCATGTCGTGGTCCTTCAGACCCAGGTTGAAGCGCCCCTCGAACCCCTGGGCGATCCACACCGTCTCCTGCCCGGAGAGGGTGGCGATCTGTTCGTCGATCTCCCGAGCTGAATGCCACAGCAGCCAGGCGATGGAGTTGTCATGGTGCGGATGCGCGTTCAGCAGTGTGGGGGTCAGGGCGGAACACAGCGCCTGCGCCTCGTCCCGGGGGCGCCGTGCGACATCCTTGAGAATCTCTACGCTGCTCATCGGGACCACCTGTTCTGGGGGTTGAGAGTGGGTCAGGCCTCAGTACACCAGCACTCACTGGATTTTGCACCGAAGCGTGAGGCGCACCTCATGCATTACATTCTGAATAAATCCTCCACGCGTGTCATCTGGCGATAAAGTTGTGTGTTTCAATTGACGCCGGACGCGAAGGACTCACCGTGTCCTCGGCCGCCGCAGCACCCCGCCGACGGTCGCCCATCACTCGCAAGGACTTGACTCATGGCATTCTCAGGACATCGGCGCCGTGCTTTCAGCGCGGTCGCTCTCACCGCCAGCCTGGCACTCGTGCTGGCATCATGCGCAGAGACCGAGAACATCGACGGCGGAGGCGAAGGGGATGATTCCGGCGGCGGCAGCATCGCGGTCGGCACCACGGACGTCGTGACTTCCCTGGACCCTGCCGGTTCTTATGACAACGGATCCTTCTCCGTGCAGAACCAGGTGTATCCGTTCCTGATGAACACTCCCTATGGCAGCCCGGACGTCGAACCGGACATCGCCGAGTCCGCGGAGTTCACCGAGCCCTCGCAGTACACGGTCACGCTGAAGGAGGGTCTGACCTTCGCCAACGGCAACGAGCTGACCTCCTCCGATGTGAAGTTCACCTTCGACCGCCAGCTGGAGATCGCGGATCCCAACGGACCGTCCTCCCTGCTCTACAACCTGGACAGCGTCGAGACTC
The nucleotide sequence above comes from Nesterenkonia halotolerans. Encoded proteins:
- a CDS encoding mycothiol transferase gives rise to the protein MSSVEILKDVARRPRDEAQALCSALTPTLLNAHPHHDNSIAWLLWHSAREIDEQIATLSGQETVWIAQGFEGRFNLGLKDHDMGFGHSSSQARKIHVEDADLLLEHLDAVVQAHLDYLDSLSDADLDEVIDEQWDPPVTRSARLISVSLDAVAHVNQAAYITGMGADAFDADHAHQVD